From the Pontiella agarivorans genome, one window contains:
- a CDS encoding BACON domain-containing protein, whose amino-acid sequence MKTRVFLFVSTQLFMLFTVFSVQAQTPLTWDPGTAQSGTEIYSNTDTNAGSYLFTITTTSTVNNVGYWRSVLTVTSGEADLYMSTSPSVTTNYYSQKSDTVSNDRITRALSGVQTWYILVESEAHSTWSLFAGDMHVHDLTWDPGTAQSGTEVYTNPGTAEGSYLFRIVTQDTPNNAGLWRTVLNLTAGEADLYTDPNANIAPNEYQYRSEAAGSDTIVQSLSAGQTRYILVEAEEGAAWSLFSGDIKMNTLAWDPGTADTGTAVFNNLNTDGGAYYFKLTTELPDLAAWRTALYVLGGEADLYIRQNALPYVNSGGQSYTENSIRTGDDGFTRYLSETGGAGQEWYILVLADTGSTWNLLSGDVFARDLGALAADASSGSGMATIPPEEIRYFKTTIPSATYAWRLWLQDAAGSTTLSQPFYVRHGLAPHPSSSSHYDRARTGQGLLVPTYLVPGDPAFYYVGVPGTPGDTFQLDSRQHEITDETYNHTLNAQSQSGFLFKTYRIPVPPEQIAWEVTVEPVNGTDPNFAVRQSMVPNAFNNDAFSEVADTNISDSITLVPETLSDGTFYVTVYGDAAVEFNLRNREPVITQIDFIDTVTNDDPLRVGWRYYAVSDIAQQLGQLGWLLQLTNHVDGTEIAIRRNYVPGRWNYRKNGSANIYSSSDNDQSSTLGFLQDPDHDADVWYIGVYYPYAALGTFTLDSGSHTPIEIPMDGYTNTTLSLKPNSYHFYRVTVPAQTNGQNVLGWELRMTSWTNERPYMIIRRDQLPEGTSQIPLYWYPWNQIDWNSGNQWPMNTTDWTGYTYDPGGQAHPQPLHSMAMGNPLEPGSYFIAFYNNSDSATAGYTFTSSAIGTGMTYEPATLGFIDSAIITDLPARAVQYFKVNIASNTPSWQLRLENTSGESQLYIREARVPTRQTSTGDTTSPGQYFTSFTRLQQTGDELFTLLPESGETTIPAGDYYLMVVSEGQSPAGSTIGTGTASAILHSLGEASVNALGTLNPGGLLSDAQTYVSGETVLYQFDIAANVPALEVRLENTTGSPSFYLRQDENIPNGPGYGIYSGHNDEYNDTEIRTFANPSTGTWSIVVGKAGNPAAGAYTLEIHALDYTEITLDGGGDTDVALPPEEWIFYHVDVPAQTNGQDVIGWELKMTDWMGARPRMYIRRDLLPSSYGVPSWYYPWSSASWPNGQQWSTQSQDWSGYTYDPAGTAHPSPLLSMAMGAPLEPGSYYIGFHNTSTTETGTFSFASSAIGTGMTYDPRTLAAAGSESITDLPARNVEYFKLTIPAGQPSWRFELENTSGESQLYIREARVPTWGMAQYAYTSPGASFSSMTRLQTTGSEHFTLLPESGHTTIPEGDYYLMVVSEGQNPNSSTIGTNSASAILHSHGTAPVTDLGILLNPNTLSHPDTYDKGRINRYQFTVPASVQSMQIRLDDAVGSPEMNLRLDTSFPNGASYGVYSGFGAQYSDTAIINFSEPDPGTWSLMINDSRNAGSMAAGAYTLRIVTSGTTPVIFDGGAATNVVLPPETWHHYKVEVPVQTNGNDVIGWEMRLTEWSNSSGSRPHMYIRRDELPASSGVPGWYYPYSYTEWPSGFQWRTTSSDWSKRSYTSDGSQAHPKYLLSMGIDRPLSAPGTYYVSFYNAHNVATSTYSFVSSGIGMGMTYEPQPMGFVDSATVTSLPARDVQYFSVEVPTNTANWKIRLENTSGETTLHLREAHVPTWGMAQYAYTSPGASISTMVRLDKDDDEYFILHPENGATTIPPGKYYLMVTSLGQNPTGSYIGTGTSSAILHSLGEQTVPHLGSLPYGGSLTVTNTYLAGEADNTYRFDVTNSLGAVELSLIDVAAGNPRMYLRKDAGIPNGVNYGAYSGYNDEHYSDAIITIANPSPDTWSMLVADPDYASSLQNGEYTLRITHKAPADLAFDARLSTNAITNVVSGLLADNQRDFFRVDVPEMIDGEPILGWYITTQTTQGDALTRVRKNLLPADGFGINQGQTPFDSPAQVIVPPLLTPGTWYIEVKGDGATDYTLTSSAIRLEREWTMPEPGQTNNTPGVADPFFGDSGIDEDGDPLPIDQGVDLENGYYHFYTVEIPDGNTGLLRTQLEAISGNPNLYIRPGLAPTTDYSVNYAVQYDHRLDSTSNTEYGNWVPKDGRYEMQLEPGIWHLMVKADGGSTARYRLRVSGGNVYTNGNVQSLSLNDPGYSGQLLAEGDWRYYRVDYPTNPPVDWNITYSQESGNVDLYLRDTVPPGNHTRVADSYIRDWDNDDKNSGTLQPDYPEVGTHTVNMPPLRPGHTYYLGFLARSDASFSVSSASAGGLMPTYEKVDFETGFVNTNIPAGVQITYQVDVPEDAVRWIHSTTNTADIHVYLEQGTLPSKTTYDHYRNINGRSTPHNKYLLRLYDEWPWRPGYTYYFTVTNTAATAQSFVLVMGGSRAPEIPQNVSATDGTRENDVRVTWNSISGVGYYEVWRNTTDDPATAINLVSGTSGNSYNDTSAVPGQLYYYWVSVAGKTDTAWFSDGDSGWRPGSGTISPAQAVFTSAGGSGTVDVTAPAGTLWTAAESLSWLTFDAGVPGTNDGEVVYSISEYGSTVARTGTITVANQAFTVVQLPLGVPVNVQATDGDFSDRTEVSWDSLAHADRYYIYRNHTNTTSGASYLGYVTTNTFSDIGGQENRTYFYFVRSWCSGGYGGYSAPDTGHRGTEGVTPEWINTHFPCGGPETYGHIDSGESSPAGFVIHWTAETNHIYGIRRTGGLANPFVPLVDGLAYPQNAYTDTLHAAESTGFYRLTVRCIGTGYPGDDADSDGDGYTNYEEFLYGTDPNNPLSYPGNAITGYMAPSGFVLNWTSVSGQRYGILWTDSLTNLFTLLTNGVPYPVGSFTDTLHSAESQGFYRLQIEPE is encoded by the coding sequence ATGAAAACGCGCGTTTTTCTTTTCGTATCCACACAGCTTTTCATGCTGTTCACCGTTTTTTCGGTGCAGGCTCAAACCCCGTTAACCTGGGACCCCGGAACCGCTCAGTCCGGCACGGAGATCTATTCCAACACCGACACCAATGCGGGCAGTTACCTGTTCACGATCACCACCACCAGCACGGTCAATAATGTCGGCTACTGGCGGTCTGTGCTGACCGTAACCAGCGGCGAGGCCGATCTGTATATGAGTACCAGCCCTTCGGTCACCACCAACTACTACTCCCAGAAATCCGATACTGTCAGCAACGACCGGATCACCCGCGCACTCTCGGGAGTGCAGACCTGGTATATCCTCGTCGAATCGGAAGCCCATTCTACCTGGAGCCTTTTTGCCGGCGATATGCATGTCCATGACCTGACCTGGGACCCGGGCACAGCGCAAAGCGGAACCGAAGTTTACACCAACCCCGGCACGGCGGAAGGCAGCTATCTCTTCCGCATCGTCACGCAGGACACGCCGAACAACGCCGGCCTGTGGCGCACCGTATTGAACCTGACCGCCGGTGAAGCCGATCTTTATACCGACCCCAATGCCAACATAGCCCCCAACGAATATCAGTACCGCTCCGAAGCAGCCGGCAGCGACACCATCGTTCAGTCGCTTTCCGCCGGCCAGACCAGATATATTCTGGTCGAAGCCGAAGAAGGCGCGGCATGGAGCCTGTTTTCCGGGGATATCAAAATGAATACCCTCGCCTGGGATCCGGGCACGGCCGACACCGGAACCGCCGTATTCAACAATCTGAACACCGATGGCGGCGCATACTATTTTAAACTGACCACCGAGCTGCCCGATCTGGCAGCCTGGCGCACCGCGCTCTATGTCCTCGGAGGCGAAGCCGACCTCTACATCCGTCAGAACGCTCTACCCTACGTAAACAGCGGCGGGCAATCCTATACCGAAAACTCTATACGGACCGGCGATGACGGCTTCACGCGCTACCTCTCGGAAACCGGAGGAGCGGGTCAGGAATGGTATATCCTCGTGCTGGCCGATACCGGCTCTACCTGGAACCTGCTCTCAGGCGATGTCTTTGCCCGGGATCTCGGCGCACTCGCCGCCGACGCATCCAGCGGCAGCGGAATGGCTACCATCCCGCCCGAAGAAATCCGCTACTTCAAGACCACCATTCCCTCCGCAACGTACGCCTGGCGGCTGTGGCTCCAGGATGCGGCCGGAAGCACAACACTCAGCCAGCCTTTCTACGTCCGCCACGGCCTCGCGCCCCACCCCTCCAGCAGCAGTCACTACGACCGCGCCCGCACCGGCCAGGGGCTCCTTGTGCCAACCTATCTCGTCCCCGGCGACCCGGCATTCTATTATGTCGGCGTACCCGGAACCCCCGGCGACACCTTCCAGCTCGACTCCCGGCAGCATGAAATTACCGACGAAACCTACAACCATACCCTCAACGCCCAGTCGCAGTCCGGCTTCCTCTTCAAAACCTACCGCATTCCCGTTCCGCCCGAACAGATTGCCTGGGAAGTTACCGTTGAACCCGTCAACGGAACCGACCCGAATTTCGCCGTGCGCCAAAGCATGGTCCCCAACGCGTTCAATAACGACGCTTTTTCGGAAGTTGCCGACACCAACATCAGCGACAGCATCACCCTCGTGCCGGAAACGCTTTCCGACGGCACCTTCTATGTCACCGTCTATGGGGATGCCGCAGTGGAATTCAACCTGCGTAACCGTGAGCCGGTCATCACGCAGATCGACTTTATCGATACCGTAACCAACGACGATCCGCTGCGGGTCGGCTGGCGTTATTATGCGGTATCCGATATCGCCCAGCAGCTCGGCCAGCTCGGCTGGCTGCTCCAGCTCACCAACCACGTGGACGGAACCGAAATCGCGATCCGCCGAAACTATGTGCCCGGCCGCTGGAACTACCGAAAGAACGGCAGTGCCAACATTTACTCCAGCTCCGACAACGATCAGTCCAGCACCCTCGGGTTCCTGCAGGACCCCGATCACGACGCCGATGTCTGGTATATCGGTGTCTATTATCCCTACGCAGCCCTCGGCACCTTCACCCTCGACAGCGGCTCGCATACGCCGATCGAAATTCCCATGGACGGCTACACCAACACGACCCTCTCTCTTAAACCCAACAGCTACCATTTTTACCGCGTCACCGTCCCCGCCCAGACCAATGGTCAGAATGTCCTGGGCTGGGAACTGCGCATGACCTCCTGGACCAACGAGCGACCCTACATGATCATCCGCCGCGACCAGCTCCCCGAAGGAACCAGCCAGATTCCGCTCTACTGGTATCCCTGGAACCAAATCGACTGGAACAGCGGCAACCAGTGGCCGATGAACACCACCGACTGGACAGGCTACACATACGATCCCGGTGGTCAGGCTCACCCGCAACCCCTGCACTCCATGGCCATGGGCAACCCGCTTGAACCCGGGTCGTACTTCATCGCATTCTACAACAATTCCGATTCCGCAACGGCCGGATATACCTTCACCAGCAGCGCCATCGGAACCGGCATGACCTATGAACCCGCCACACTGGGCTTCATCGACAGCGCCATCATCACCGACCTGCCCGCCCGTGCCGTACAGTATTTCAAGGTGAACATCGCCTCCAACACCCCGTCCTGGCAGCTCCGCCTCGAAAATACATCCGGCGAATCGCAGCTCTACATCCGCGAAGCCCGCGTGCCCACGCGTCAGACCAGCACCGGCGACACCACTTCTCCAGGGCAGTATTTTACCTCCTTCACCCGCCTGCAGCAGACCGGCGATGAGTTATTCACCCTCCTGCCCGAAAGCGGCGAAACCACCATACCCGCCGGCGACTACTACCTCATGGTCGTCTCCGAAGGGCAGTCCCCCGCCGGCTCCACCATCGGCACCGGCACCGCCTCGGCCATTCTCCACAGCCTCGGCGAAGCATCTGTCAACGCACTCGGAACCCTCAATCCCGGCGGGCTGCTTTCCGATGCCCAAACCTATGTTTCCGGCGAAACCGTGCTCTATCAGTTCGACATTGCCGCCAACGTCCCCGCCCTCGAAGTACGACTCGAAAACACCACCGGCTCCCCCTCCTTCTACCTGAGACAGGACGAAAATATCCCGAACGGCCCCGGGTACGGCATCTATTCCGGTCATAACGACGAATACAACGACACCGAAATCCGGACCTTCGCCAATCCCTCAACCGGAACCTGGTCGATTGTAGTCGGCAAAGCCGGCAATCCCGCGGCAGGAGCCTACACCCTCGAGATCCACGCGCTCGACTACACCGAAATCACCTTAGACGGCGGCGGCGACACCGACGTCGCCCTTCCTCCGGAAGAGTGGATATTCTACCACGTCGATGTTCCTGCACAGACCAACGGACAGGATGTGATCGGGTGGGAACTCAAGATGACCGACTGGATGGGCGCACGCCCCCGTATGTATATCCGGCGCGATCTGCTGCCCTCTTCCTACGGTGTTCCTAGCTGGTATTACCCCTGGAGCTCTGCGTCATGGCCCAACGGTCAGCAGTGGTCAACTCAGTCCCAGGACTGGAGCGGCTACACCTACGATCCCGCCGGCACCGCCCATCCGAGCCCTTTGCTTTCCATGGCCATGGGCGCGCCGCTTGAACCCGGCTCGTACTACATCGGTTTCCACAACACCTCAACCACCGAAACCGGAACCTTCAGCTTTGCCAGCAGTGCCATCGGCACCGGCATGACTTACGACCCGCGGACACTCGCCGCCGCAGGCAGCGAATCCATCACCGACCTGCCGGCACGAAACGTGGAATACTTCAAACTCACCATCCCCGCCGGACAACCCTCATGGCGTTTCGAACTCGAAAACACGTCCGGCGAATCGCAGCTCTATATCCGCGAAGCCCGCGTGCCGACCTGGGGCATGGCGCAGTATGCCTACACCTCGCCCGGCGCTTCTTTCAGCTCCATGACCCGGTTGCAGACGACCGGAAGCGAGCACTTTACCCTCCTTCCCGAGAGCGGTCATACCACCATCCCCGAGGGCGACTACTATCTCATGGTCGTCTCCGAAGGGCAGAATCCAAACAGCTCCACCATTGGCACAAACTCGGCCTCCGCCATCCTGCACAGCCATGGAACAGCCCCTGTCACCGACCTCGGCATTCTCCTGAATCCCAACACGCTGTCGCATCCCGACACCTACGACAAAGGCCGAATCAACCGCTACCAGTTCACCGTCCCCGCCAGCGTCCAAAGCATGCAGATCCGGCTCGACGACGCTGTCGGAAGTCCTGAAATGAACCTTCGCCTCGATACCAGCTTCCCCAACGGCGCAAGTTATGGAGTCTACTCCGGATTCGGCGCTCAATATTCCGACACCGCGATCATCAACTTTTCGGAACCTGATCCGGGCACCTGGTCCCTCATGATCAACGATTCCCGCAACGCCGGGTCCATGGCGGCCGGGGCTTATACGCTGCGCATCGTCACCTCCGGCACCACCCCCGTCATCTTCGACGGCGGCGCCGCCACCAACGTCGTTCTTCCGCCCGAAACATGGCACCACTACAAAGTCGAAGTCCCCGTTCAAACCAACGGCAACGATGTAATCGGCTGGGAGATGCGCCTGACCGAATGGTCCAATTCGTCCGGTTCCCGCCCGCACATGTACATCCGCCGCGACGAACTGCCCGCCTCCAGTGGCGTGCCCGGCTGGTACTATCCCTACTCCTACACCGAATGGCCGAGCGGCTTCCAGTGGCGGACCACCTCCAGCGACTGGTCGAAGCGCAGTTACACCTCCGACGGCTCGCAGGCTCACCCGAAATACCTGCTGTCCATGGGCATCGATCGGCCGCTCTCCGCGCCCGGAACCTACTACGTCTCCTTCTACAACGCCCATAATGTCGCCACCAGCACCTACAGCTTCGTCAGCAGCGGTATCGGCATGGGCATGACCTACGAACCGCAGCCGATGGGCTTTGTCGACAGCGCAACCGTAACCAGCCTGCCCGCACGCGACGTGCAGTATTTCTCCGTCGAGGTACCGACCAACACCGCCAACTGGAAAATCCGCCTCGAAAACACCTCCGGCGAAACCACCCTCCATCTCCGGGAAGCCCACGTGCCGACCTGGGGCATGGCGCAGTATGCCTACACTTCGCCCGGCGCAAGCATCAGCACCATGGTGCGGCTCGATAAAGACGACGATGAATATTTCATCCTGCATCCAGAAAACGGGGCAACCACCATCCCGCCGGGAAAATACTACCTGATGGTCACCAGCCTCGGACAGAATCCCACCGGATCCTACATCGGAACCGGAACCTCATCCGCCATTCTGCACAGCCTCGGCGAACAGACTGTTCCCCATCTCGGCAGCCTGCCCTATGGCGGCAGCCTGACCGTCACCAACACCTATCTCGCCGGCGAGGCCGACAACACCTACCGCTTCGACGTCACCAATAGCCTGGGGGCCGTCGAGCTGAGCCTGATTGATGTCGCCGCAGGAAACCCGCGCATGTACCTGCGCAAAGATGCCGGCATTCCGAACGGCGTCAACTACGGGGCCTATTCGGGCTACAACGACGAACACTACAGCGATGCCATCATCACCATCGCCAACCCGTCTCCGGACACCTGGTCCATGCTCGTCGCAGATCCGGACTATGCTTCCAGTCTGCAGAACGGCGAATACACCCTCCGCATCACCCACAAGGCTCCCGCCGACCTCGCCTTCGATGCGCGGCTCAGCACCAACGCAATCACCAACGTGGTTTCCGGCCTGCTCGCCGACAATCAGCGCGACTTCTTCCGCGTCGACGTTCCGGAAATGATCGACGGCGAACCCATTCTCGGCTGGTACATCACCACCCAGACCACGCAGGGCGATGCGCTGACCCGCGTCCGCAAAAACCTGCTGCCCGCCGACGGTTTCGGCATCAACCAGGGACAAACCCCGTTCGACTCCCCTGCACAGGTCATTGTTCCCCCGCTGCTGACGCCCGGCACCTGGTATATTGAAGTTAAAGGCGACGGCGCCACCGACTACACGCTCACCAGTTCCGCCATCCGGCTGGAGCGGGAGTGGACCATGCCCGAACCCGGCCAGACCAACAATACGCCGGGTGTCGCTGATCCGTTCTTCGGCGATTCCGGAATCGATGAAGACGGCGATCCGCTCCCGATCGATCAGGGCGTCGACCTCGAAAACGGCTATTACCACTTCTACACGGTGGAAATTCCGGACGGCAACACCGGCCTGCTCCGCACACAGCTCGAAGCCATCAGCGGAAACCCCAATCTTTACATCCGCCCCGGCCTCGCCCCGACCACCGATTACTCTGTCAATTATGCGGTGCAATACGACCACCGGCTCGACAGCACCTCCAACACCGAATACGGCAACTGGGTTCCGAAGGACGGCCGCTATGAAATGCAGCTCGAACCCGGCATCTGGCACCTCATGGTCAAGGCCGACGGCGGCAGCACTGCCCGGTACCGCCTCCGCGTCTCCGGCGGCAACGTCTACACCAACGGCAACGTGCAGTCGCTCAGTCTGAACGATCCCGGATACTCCGGTCAGCTCCTCGCCGAGGGCGACTGGCGCTACTATCGCGTGGACTACCCGACCAACCCGCCGGTCGACTGGAACATTACCTACTCCCAGGAATCCGGCAACGTCGACCTCTATCTGCGCGATACCGTCCCACCCGGCAACCACACCCGTGTCGCCGACAGCTACATCCGCGACTGGGACAACGACGACAAAAACAGCGGCACGCTGCAGCCCGACTATCCGGAGGTCGGAACCCACACCGTCAACATGCCGCCGCTGCGGCCGGGGCACACCTACTACCTCGGCTTCCTCGCCCGTTCCGACGCATCCTTCTCCGTCAGCTCCGCCTCTGCCGGCGGTCTGATGCCGACCTATGAAAAGGTCGATTTCGAGACCGGGTTCGTCAATACGAATATTCCGGCCGGCGTCCAGATAACCTATCAGGTCGATGTACCCGAAGATGCGGTGCGCTGGATCCACTCCACCACCAACACCGCCGACATCCACGTCTACCTGGAACAGGGCACCCTCCCGTCGAAAACCACCTACGACCACTACCGCAACATCAACGGTCGCAGCACACCGCACAACAAATACCTGCTGCGCCTCTACGACGAGTGGCCCTGGCGCCCCGGTTATACCTACTACTTCACGGTAACCAACACCGCGGCTACGGCTCAGTCCTTCGTGCTCGTGATGGGCGGCAGCCGCGCACCTGAAATTCCGCAGAATGTCAGTGCCACCGACGGCACCCGCGAAAACGATGTCCGCGTAACGTGGAACTCCATCAGCGGAGTCGGCTACTACGAAGTCTGGCGAAATACCACCGACGATCCCGCCACGGCAATCAACCTGGTAAGCGGCACCTCGGGCAATTCGTACAACGACACCTCAGCCGTTCCCGGACAGCTCTACTATTACTGGGTCAGTGTGGCCGGCAAAACCGATACCGCCTGGTTCAGCGACGGCGATTCCGGCTGGCGCCCCGGCAGCGGCACCATCTCGCCGGCACAGGCTGTATTCACCTCCGCCGGCGGCAGCGGAACCGTTGATGTCACCGCACCGGCCGGCACCCTGTGGACGGCGGCCGAGAGTCTGTCCTGGCTAACCTTCGACGCCGGCGTTCCCGGTACCAACGACGGCGAGGTCGTCTACAGCATTTCGGAATACGGAAGCACCGTCGCGCGCACCGGAACCATCACCGTGGCCAACCAGGCCTTCACGGTGGTCCAGCTGCCGCTCGGCGTGCCGGTGAATGTTCAGGCCACCGACGGAGACTTCTCCGACCGCACCGAGGTCTCATGGGATTCTCTGGCCCATGCCGACCGGTATTACATCTACCGTAACCACACCAACACCACCTCCGGAGCGTCCTACCTGGGGTACGTCACCACGAATACCTTCTCGGACATCGGCGGGCAGGAAAACCGCACCTACTTTTACTTCGTGCGGTCGTGGTGTTCCGGCGGGTACGGCGGCTACAGCGCACCGGATACCGGTCACCGCGGCACTGAAGGCGTCACTCCGGAATGGATCAATACGCACTTCCCGTGCGGCGGCCCCGAAACCTATGGCCATATCGACAGCGGTGAAAGTTCGCCGGCCGGATTTGTCATCCACTGGACGGCTGAAACCAACCACATCTACGGCATCCGCCGCACCGGCGGTCTCGCAAATCCGTTTGTGCCGCTGGTTGACGGGCTGGCCTATCCGCAGAATGCCTACACCGACACCCTGCATGCGGCCGAGTCCACCGGATTCTACCGGCTCACCGTCCGCTGCATCGGCACAGGCTATCCCGGAGACGATGCGGATTCCGACGGGGACGGTTACACCAACTACGAAGAATTCCTCTACGGCACCGATCCGAACAATCCGCTCTCCTATCCAGGCAACGCCATCACGGGATATATGGCGCCGAGCGGATTTGTGCTCAACTGGACCTCCGTCTCCGGACAGCGCTACGGCATCCTCTGGACCGACAGCCTGACCAATCTGTTCACCCTGCTCACCAATGGAGTGCCCTATCCGGTCGGAAGTTTCACCGACACCCTCCATTCGGCGGAATCGCAGGGCTTCTACCGCCTTCAGATTGAACCCGAATAA
- a CDS encoding SUF system Fe-S cluster assembly regulator, translating into MLRITKITDYGFILLAHMAKAEKDQLHNAKDLSAAIGIPLPTVSKVLKILTQGHILKSHQGSKGGYSLSKTADQITAAEIIEAVEGPVAITDCSSAEGCERNCPISPSWQRVNDAVLGALNGLTLGDMADGGSK; encoded by the coding sequence ATGCTCAGAATTACCAAAATTACGGATTACGGGTTTATTCTGCTGGCCCACATGGCCAAGGCGGAAAAAGATCAACTGCACAATGCCAAAGATCTTTCCGCTGCAATCGGTATTCCGTTACCCACTGTGAGTAAAGTTCTCAAAATTCTGACGCAGGGGCATATTCTTAAATCTCATCAGGGAAGCAAGGGCGGTTATTCGCTGTCTAAAACAGCAGATCAGATTACCGCTGCTGAAATAATAGAAGCAGTTGAAGGCCCGGTGGCCATCACCGACTGTTCGAGTGCTGAAGGCTGTGAGCGGAATTGCCCGATCAGCCCGAGCTGGCAGCGGGTGAACGATGCTGTACTCGGTGCTTTAAACGGATTGACACTCGGCGATATGGCCGACGGCGGCTCCAAATAA
- the sufB gene encoding Fe-S cluster assembly protein SufB has protein sequence MKIEDEKSFDELTDKDYKYGFVTDIESDSLPPGLNEEIVRAISKRKNEPEWLTEWRVKAYHHWTTLEEPTWAKVEFPPVDYQALSYYSAPKQKIEGPKSLDDVDPELLETYEKLGIPLKEQEVLAGVVAVDAVFDSVSVATTFKGKLEEMGIIFCSFSEAVADHPELVKRYLGTVVPYKDNYYATLNSAVFSDGSFCYVPPGVKCPMELSTYFRINAANTGQFERTLLIADEGATVSYLEGCTAPQRDENQLHAAVVELIAHKDANIKYSTVQNWYPGDKDGKGGIYNFVTKRGHCRGDNSKISWTQVETGSAITWKYPSCILKGDNSIGEFYSVAVTNNMQQADTGTKMIHIGKNTKSTIISKGISAGKAQNSYRGLVRIQETAENARNFSQCDSMLIGDRCGAHTFPYIDVNNPSAQVEHEATTTKIGEDQIFYCNQRGLDTEEAVNMIVNGFCKEVFRELPMEFAVEAQKLLGISLEGSVG, from the coding sequence ATGAAAATTGAAGACGAAAAATCATTCGATGAGCTGACCGATAAGGATTACAAATATGGCTTTGTGACGGACATTGAGTCTGACAGTTTGCCGCCCGGATTGAACGAAGAGATCGTGCGAGCCATCTCGAAACGGAAGAATGAGCCGGAGTGGCTGACCGAGTGGCGGGTGAAGGCGTATCATCACTGGACCACGCTGGAAGAGCCGACCTGGGCGAAGGTGGAGTTTCCGCCGGTCGACTATCAGGCGCTGAGTTATTATTCTGCGCCAAAGCAGAAAATTGAGGGACCCAAGAGTTTGGATGATGTTGATCCCGAACTGCTTGAAACCTACGAAAAACTGGGCATTCCGCTGAAAGAGCAGGAGGTCCTTGCCGGCGTTGTGGCCGTAGATGCCGTCTTTGACTCCGTTTCCGTGGCAACCACCTTTAAAGGTAAACTTGAAGAGATGGGCATCATTTTCTGTTCCTTCTCGGAAGCAGTAGCGGATCATCCGGAACTGGTTAAAAGATATCTGGGTACGGTGGTGCCATATAAAGACAACTATTATGCCACGCTGAACTCGGCGGTATTTTCCGATGGTTCTTTCTGCTATGTGCCGCCGGGTGTAAAATGTCCGATGGAACTTTCGACGTATTTCCGGATCAATGCCGCCAACACCGGCCAGTTTGAGCGGACGCTGCTGATTGCCGACGAAGGGGCAACGGTCAGTTATCTTGAAGGCTGTACCGCACCGCAGCGCGATGAAAATCAGCTGCATGCCGCGGTTGTGGAACTCATTGCGCACAAAGATGCCAATATTAAATATTCGACCGTGCAGAACTGGTATCCGGGCGACAAAGACGGCAAAGGCGGGATCTATAACTTCGTGACCAAGCGTGGGCACTGCCGCGGCGATAATTCAAAAATTTCGTGGACGCAGGTGGAAACCGGCTCGGCCATCACCTGGAAGTATCCGAGCTGCATCCTGAAGGGCGACAATTCGATCGGTGAATTTTATTCGGTGGCCGTGACCAACAACATGCAGCAGGCGGATACCGGCACAAAAATGATTCACATTGGAAAAAACACGAAGAGCACGATTATCTCCAAAGGGATATCGGCCGGTAAGGCGCAGAACAGCTACCGGGGGCTGGTCCGGATTCAGGAAACCGCTGAAAATGCGCGCAACTTTTCGCAGTGCGATTCGATGCTGATCGGCGACCGTTGCGGAGCACACACCTTTCCTTATATCGATGTGAATAATCCCAGTGCTCAGGTAGAGCACGAAGCCACAACCACAAAGATCGGCGAAGATCAGATTTTCTACTGCAACCAGCGCGGCCTTGATACTGAGGAAGCTGTGAATATGATTGTGAACGGGTTCTGTAAGGAAGTATTCCGTGAACTGCCCATGGAATTTGCAGTGGAAGCCCAGAAACTTCTGGGTATCAGTCTGGAAGGTTCTGTCGGTTAA